In Trichocoleus sp. FACHB-46, a genomic segment contains:
- the recR gene encoding recombination mediator RecR translates to MNLGGSPTVYARPLARLIEQLQRLPGVGPKTAQRLALHILKRPETEVQALAQALMEAKQQIGLCSVCFHLSAEPVCEICRTANRDRTTLCVVADSRDVIAIEKTREYRGKYHVLGGLISPMDGIGPDQLYIHQLVRRVSQERVQEVILAISPSIEGETTTLYVGQLLKPFTKVTRIAFGLPMGGDLEYADEVTLARALEGRRELD, encoded by the coding sequence ATGAATTTAGGAGGCAGTCCCACGGTTTACGCACGTCCCTTAGCTCGCTTAATTGAGCAATTACAGCGCTTACCAGGTGTGGGGCCTAAAACCGCGCAACGGCTCGCTTTACATATTCTCAAACGTCCAGAAACCGAGGTTCAAGCGCTGGCTCAAGCTTTGATGGAAGCCAAGCAACAAATTGGCCTGTGTTCTGTCTGTTTTCACCTGTCGGCTGAACCTGTTTGTGAAATTTGTCGCACCGCGAATCGCGATCGCACCACACTTTGCGTTGTTGCCGATTCACGAGATGTCATTGCAATTGAAAAAACACGAGAATATCGCGGTAAATATCACGTGTTAGGAGGTTTAATTTCACCAATGGATGGAATCGGTCCCGACCAACTCTATATCCATCAATTGGTCCGGCGAGTCAGCCAAGAGAGAGTTCAAGAGGTCATTCTAGCCATTAGCCCTAGTATTGAAGGTGAAACTACCACCCTGTATGTCGGCCAGCTATTAAAGCCGTTTACAAAAGTGACTCGAATTGCCTTTGGCTTGCCGATGGGGGGCGATTTGGAGTATGCCGATGAGGTGACATTGGCAAGGGCACTAGAAGGCCGACGGGAGTTGGACTAG